A genomic segment from Nicotiana tabacum cultivar K326 chromosome 9, ASM71507v2, whole genome shotgun sequence encodes:
- the LOC142163913 gene encoding uncharacterized protein LOC142163913, translating into MGSSLFWFDNWIGLGALYFVTPPDFYCDESIHNVIDVVTDGNWDEVWIRDLLPDDLAIHILEIIKPPTLHDEPDRAFWMLETIEEFYVKSSWNYLRRRKDHSIVYKNMWEEGLTFKISFFMWKLWKGKLPLDETIRRWGYFVPSRCWCCANPLRKHGSMCFSNRMLLQEFGHTSFLLLAYHWRD; encoded by the coding sequence ATGGGATCATCTCTCTTTTGGTTTGACAATTGGATAGGATTGGGTGCACTATACTTTGTTACCCCTCCAGATTTTTATTGTGATGAATCAATTCATAATGTGATTGATGTAGTGACTGATGGTAACTGGGATGAGGTGTGGATAAGAGATCTACTACCTGACGATCTAGCAATTCACATATTAGAGATCATCAAACCTCCAACACTTCATGATGAACCGGATAGAGCATTCTGGATGCTTGAAACTATAGAAGAGTTTTATGTTAAATCATCATGGAATTACTTAAGAAGGAGAAAGGACCACAGCATTGTTTACAAAAACATGTGGGAAGAAGGATTAACATTTAAAATATCTTTTTTCATGTGGAAGTTATGGAAAGGAAAACTACCTTTGGATGAAACGATAAGAAGATGGGGTTACTTTGTTCCTTCTAGGTGTTGGTGTTGTGCAAATCCGTTGAGGAAACATGGGAGCATGTGTTTTTCAAATCGTATGTTGCTTCAAGAGTTTGGACATACTTCTTTTCTACTGCTGGCTTATCACTGGAGGGACTGA